The genomic segment AATTGATCGACGTCTAACTTTGCAGGATGTAAACTTAACATAGATCCAATGTTATCGTTAGCTTTGTCTAAATGATGAGATTTGTCTTCGCCGTGTTGAACAGGAGTTTTCTTACCTGAGCTGCTACTGCTATCGACACTATGAGAAGGACTTTTGTGCGTCGCTCTGAGAATTTCTTTCTTCTCATCTTTAAATCGTTTTTGTCTTCTCAAATAACAACCATTTTCAAACATGTTACCTGAATCTGGGTGTAAACTCCAAAAAGATCCTTTTCCGGGCTTGTCAGGCGTTCTAGGAACTTTGATGAAACAATCATTAAACGATAAAGAATGCCGTATGGAATTTTGCCAACGCTGTTGGTTTTGTCTGTAAAATGGAAATAAATCCATAATAAATTGGTAGATTTCTGACAAAGTCAACATCTTTTGCGGACTATTTTGAATCGCCATCGTGATTAGAGAAATGTATGAGTATGGCGGTTTTGCGTGTGTGTAAGATCTCCTGTATGTTTTATCAGCTCTGGCTCGTTGTAAAGCACTATTCGGCGAAGTATCACCACCACCTAAATCGCCTCGGCCTATAGTCGCGTTATAGTTATTAATAGATGACATTGTCGCACCCATGCAAGCATTCATATTAGAAATCGGCGAACCTATCGTTGAATATCCTAATTGCGGAGGTTCATTCATCGGCTGGTCCATTCGGGGTTGTATTCGATTCATTGCCATATTGGACGTCATTCCTGAATTCAGCATACTCGATCCGAACATAGATGTCTGCGGCGAACAACTCATCTGGGCCATTGCCATGGAATTCATGGAGTACGTTGTTGTCATGGGAGACATCGCGTTACTTCCCGTAGACATTGTATTAACGTCAGGATATAGTTTTTGCGTCAACATATTGCACTAAAGTATTATTGCACTAATAGTTTCCACTCGTCGTATTTGTCAACGATTCCGCTCTATCAATTGATTCTATCTCAAACGTCGGTTTTGTTTCATTGTTTACATCACGATCAAATTCACAAACAACTTAACACTTTAGGTATTCCAAAACCTACACTGATTGGAAAAACAAATACCTCTGGCAGCCTGTTTACTTAGATACTACAAGCTAGTCTGAAGTACCCAGAGCGTTGGATAGTCAAATACAAAAGTGTGGAGGGGGTGGATCGCCATAGCAACCGTGGCACTAATCGCGTGCATTCTTCATTCGTTGCTATGGTAATCGACGGACGAAAACAGTTGGCGATTGGCTAGCGGCTCTGGGTTGTCGGAGAGTTAGGTTGAGGGGAATATCGGCGACGCCCACTTAATTCCGATGACGCCACGAAACGAGTGATGTATGAACTAATGATTTCTTCTAAGAGCCGAGAAGCACTGAGTTGAAATTCTGGGTATCTAATATCTAGTGACTTTTTTTTATCTGAAAGTTTGGAATTTCTGAACTGTGATTTGTGTAACATTTTTGGATAATTGCATCTCTCGAGGTAATCCTTAATAATTAGAATGCTGGACTTTTTAGTTAAGCTTTTTCTCTAAGTAATTCATTATTTTAAAACACAAACCCATTAAACATACAtccttatattatatttttttttgttaaattaaaacaaaatacataaacacTCTTTTTGTCTGTACTAGCCTGGTAGCTATACAATTTGTTTTATCTATacctattatattatatttgattAGAAGATCgagtattaatttatttaattatacaattattgtataataaaattttgttgttttttgcttTAAATACGAACTTATTTATCCTAAATTTTGTTACAAGAGCCATAGGTAAACAAGAATTTATGTCTATgtacataaaaaaaatgaataattattaaaattttagttataagaccaaaattaaaaaaaaactgattcctTTTAAGTtcaactgtttatttttattcaatatctTTCTCGATCTCTCTGCTAACCATATAACATTTTTCTATATATGTATAACTAATTTTTTGATCTACGAATACCTTATACCTACTTATGGGCTTAATAATAAGTCatctttgtttacggcggctctaaataaattagcggtggtctcttgataccattctcggagattttggagccaggatgttcttcggcCTTGGCCTCTCCTttcggcgatcttaccctgtattatgagctGTAGCAGGTTATatctctctggatgtctcattacatgaccgaaatattgtaactttcgaatttttatcgtttttgttatttctgtgctctttttcattcgatgtaaagctatctcatttcttattcgatcaacccaacttatccgcaatactcgtcgataaatccacaaCTCAAAGGTCtcaaattttttcattaatgtctctgtaagggtccagctctccataccatacagcaatgtggagaatatgtagcagcgtattaatctgattttaaggaataacgtaatatctctattaattagaattttctttagtttatagAAGGCGGCTGGCTTTTccaatgcgtattcttatttctttatttatatttaacgttTGTGTCcaaataggtaatattgtggactctgtctaactctattccatacgctctaATGTTTgttggttgtaactccgttttgctgacaaccataagttttgtcttagaagtattacGTTTTAAcccatattcatcacatgcttcggttaccctgtttataagtcaTTGCAAGTCTTcttcattggaggcaataagtacggtgtcgtctgcatatctgagatttttgacattaattccgttgattttaatgcctgtatcttcAACTAGGCTTCTTTGAAAATCAATTTGCGGAGGTCTTTATCACAATTCCTACctgttgcaagacacctataagtttgtcatggtttactcggtcaaaggccttttcgaagtccGTAAAATACATATATACCGATTATTCgatatccctacatctttgaaccatgacctgcaaactgaagagggcttctctggttccaaggttgtttctgaaaccaaattgtgtttcacttagttttacttctattttgttgtaaattctggAGTGCAGTATTTTtaggaaaattttcagtacatgacTCATCAGACTGATAGTACGATGATCGTTACactgtttggcatttatttttttcgatatcattacaaatgttgacagtagccagtctctgggtatatgtcctgtttcgtatattt from the Diabrotica undecimpunctata isolate CICGRU chromosome 1, icDiaUnde3, whole genome shotgun sequence genome contains:
- the fkh gene encoding silk gland factor 1, coding for MLTQKLYPDVNTMSTGSNAMSPMTTTYSMNSMAMAQMSCSPQTSMFGSSMLNSGMTSNMAMNRIQPRMDQPMNEPPQLGYSTIGSPISNMNACMGATMSSINNYNATIGRGDLGGGDTSPNSALQRARADKTYRRSYTHAKPPYSYISLITMAIQNSPQKMLTLSEIYQFIMDLFPFYRQNQQRWQNSIRHSLSFNDCFIKVPRTPDKPGKGSFWSLHPDSGNMFENGCYLRRQKRFKDEKKEILRATHKSPSHSVDSSSSSGKKTPVQHGEDKSHHLDKANDNIGSMLSLHPAKLDVDQLNLLNANDLHNMQQHHHHQNMSHEELSAMINRSNHLALSSEHQAMLHHTPMNHHLKQEPTGYTPSNHPFSITRLLPAESKSDIKMQYDMQYAGYNTLSPLPNAIHSHSTIGNDYYNSPSLYHSSSGTTSL